The following nucleotide sequence is from Populus trichocarpa isolate Nisqually-1 chromosome 11, P.trichocarpa_v4.1, whole genome shotgun sequence.
TCCTAAATATCAGGGTAGGCTTGGATGATTCTACCCATATGGATCTGGATGGTATTGTCCGGACATAGATTGATTCATTTAATGGTTCTGTTTTTCTTCCCAACTTGCTTCCAAATCCTCAAGGTCGGACCTATAAGAAAACTAGGCAGTTGACTCGTTaggattttaagattttttcagATGTTTTGGATTGCATGCcaaatttggatttattttttatgtccaaGGACCAAGTTTGACAGAAAAGTGCTAGTAATTTTTATCGTTGAGCAATTGTAActaatttcacattgaaaataCTTTCCTCCAAATTTGTGTTCTCATTGTAACTTCTCTCTTTCATATCTTCTTTtctaaatttcatgtttttctctcttcttcagtCCATGAAATTTGAATGTGTCATTTATCAGGCACTAAAAGAACCATTTAGAGCACTGCTACCATCAAAATGCCAATAACTCCATAAATAAAGTTTAACCATCAGTAAAATGTCCTGATAACAAGTTGTTCTGCTGAAGCATTGCTACCATCTTCCCctgcatgatttattttttcccatcatatttaatttaagcACTGCTACCATTTTTTCTCGTGGAAACTGATCACTGCTCAGAACTCAAGGTCTTGATCATCTATTTATACGAGAGTTGACAAGAACCTGAATGACATATTAGCGGTGAAGATTTTGGTCATATAATCAGGGGTCATCCTCTTGGATGCTATTGATCATATcagcattaaataatccttcaATGAAGGCACCCTAAAGTGCtcatgtaaatatacaaccaaAACTGTAAAAGCCTGAAAATATACATACCCAGTCAAGatgtgatatgattgcattgCGATGCCTAAGGACACAATCTAACAAATTGTTGTATTGAGTAGTCATATCATAGTCTCTTACCATAAAAATGGCTGCATGTGTAGAATCACCAACTATGAGAAATATTGTGCAACATGGTCCTTTCAAAAGACTAGTGTTAAGATTATTCCTGGCAGTGATCCCCTTATCTGTGCGCGCGCACACACTCACACACTCAAATCGCATTACCATAAAAATGGTTGCATGGGCAGCAGCACCAACCATGAGAAATATCGTGCAATATGGTCCTTTCAAAACCCTTTCAAAACACTGGTGTTAAGATTATGCCTAACAGTGAACCCTTTATCTACACATGCACCCACACGCAAATTTCATCATCAAGTTCTTCAAGTGAATTGATTAGATAGGGgggaaatgattttttctcatCTTGAGTATTTCCTATCTTATCTCTTCTATTGATGCACATTACGGAGTTTGTGATTTCAGGGTGAACATCACTGTGGGAGTGTTAGAGGAGAGAATGATGCTTTCAGGAATGCATACTGTAGCTGACATATTTTGTTGCTGTTGTGGGGGAATTATTGGCTGGAAATATGTAATGTCTCTCTTTGACACACACAATCCTTGACCCCTAAAAATAACCCTTTGAAATATGGGTTTGGCTGTAAATGCTTCTGTTTTCATTGTTTCTTATTGTAGGTGAAATCTACCTTCTGATTAGAATTCCCTAATTTGCCTTTTCCTTCCTGAACAGGAGGCAGCACATGAGATGAGTCAAAAGTACAAAGAAGGGAAGTTTGTCCTCGAAAGGTACAAGCTATGAACTTTGTTTCAAATATTCTAACTGTCATTGATTTCATGTATGCATGTCTATCAAACAGGGGGAGGATCGTTGGTGAAATGGACTTCTCAACAGAACTCTTTATTGATACCCATCCTGAATGAGTGACGCTGGAGATGTTTAAGATCTATTTTCATTTCTGTACGTAGTTGTGCTAAATAAAGCCGGAAAGGAGGCACTGCACTACTTCTGTATATAAGTGTTTAcagtaattatatattgagGGAATTCCAGTAATCTATTTTAATTCTGATGGACATCTAAATTGTAATGAATGCaactgttttgttttaattcagATGGAATTTTCTGTAGTGGTCTCTATTGTTTCTTGTCTGCCTTTAAAGTTCCAATTTGAGTTGACTACCATTATTAGAAAGGGTATTTGAACTTCAAAAGTAGTAGATTTGCACTCAAATTTTGAGGGTGTTTTGAAGTGCTGTAgttgtaatatatattttttattatttttataaaaattatttttgatattaggaTATATTATCATTACCAATCTTATAGGGtcattaattatcatataatCTTTGGCTTAGGAAAACTACACTATTATCATTACCAACTGTAGTTAACAATTTCTTGACAATTTATATTAGTTTAGCTAATGAAATTCATAAAGCTTTATTACAATGAGATATTCCTAATAAGGGGAGAGTCAATTAGggtaaacaaataaacaaaattcaattcccttttgttttatttaggaaattgatctttttttccccttcatttCAATTcctaacattattattattattatttgtagtCATATCTTTTACATAGCCAAATAGTTTATCTTGGTTAAACTCTAGGAAGCTAGTCTATCTCGAAATTTAATCATGGGAAAGGAAGGCATAAAGTTGATGAAGCTTGGAGAAATCAACAAAGAGGACTACCCTGAAGAACACCAAGAGCAAGGAGCAGCAGCTCTGCTTCTTTCCTGTCTGATGCACACAAGGGTTAGTTACAAAACTGCTTTGGCTTTGGATAAATTGTAAAGTAATATCCTTTGTTGTGCAAAGAGGCACCAGAGCTCACATTTCAGCAGGAAGCGTCTAAGACTTTCTCCAACTCGAGATTCTGGAGCTGTGGTTAGAAGAAACCATTTTGATGATCAAGAAGATGAACCCAACATTAATGCTGCTGATAGAAACTTGCCAGGAGTGCCGCCACAATTAAACTTAGAACTAGCTTTCAAGCTCATCGAAGATTATGTCCCCTCTGAAGTCCCTTCAATTCCACGGTTAAATAGACTAATAGGAAATTGTCAATGTGCATCTGCAAGCCTTTTGAAAACAGTTGACAGAGAGTGATTTGAGGGATGATCAAAGCAGGTTTGTCAATGAACAAAGCAGATGCACAAAACTACCTCTACCCTTTGCTTAATGAAGATGAGAAAATTGCTGAAGGAATTAAGGTGATTGCTTATGACCCTAATGGCAAGGAATTTGAGATTGTCTCAAGACTTGGGTGTCCAAGATTCATGTCCTTACTAGAGGGTGGAAAGCATTCTTTCATGACCAAGATTTTGTTACTTTGTGGATGTTTAGAAGACTTGATACGGGAAAACTTTAATATagagaaaacaataatattattattagaaaaataatataattattaaaaaaatacataatatagAGAAACGGAAATTATTCATGTTTTCAAAGAAATTAGATTTAATGATGAAAGTTGAGTATTgaatgacaataaaaaagagagtgtgtttttgatgaaattattatctTGTATTTCCAATTATATTAGAGTAACTTTGTAATGGCGCAAAtacttttatttgatatatgatttattttattattaaaaaattaatatagtgaccaaataaatcataatttaattatattatcttcttagaagtgaattattttcttacaatcatttaaaattatttttaatatcattttgttggatgaagaaattattattttaagttagttaagaaaaacaattaccacTCAAAGTGAGAATAATGATctttacttattattttaaacattgcAAGTTTGATTGTAATATATAtcaatgataaaacaaaattttttttttgtaatttattctCTCTCATccctattttattttgttttttctcatcggttatctctttttttctataactaaattaacaaaaaaactaaaggagaaGGGGTTTTATTATACCTCTCCTTATACAATATTATTTACTggaatatcttcttttttttcttcttcttttctaatatttttttttaattttaattttattttttaatattaggtttatctgagattgaacttcataatcttttttaatttactttttatgaggttatacCAGACTTATGATTCATAATGtagatttgataaattaacttgGTTGACTCGGGTTCCCcccttttcttaattaatttttttatacctcaatttcatcatttaatattgggttgattggggattaggcttcatgatttgttttggtctgctttctaattaattgttttatacctcaatttcatcatttaatattgggttgattggggattaggcttcatgatttgttttggtctGCTTTCTACGAGGTTATCCCTATCTCATTACTTAGATCAcaggtttgatgagttaacataggttgactcgagttgctttataatttgttttctattggattatctcaatctcatgatccaGGTTGTGGGTTTGGTAAGTTAACCAATGTTGACTCAGGTTATTttctatgttcttttttaattgattttttctaattttatcctttaacattagatttattggaaaataagcttcataatttattttaatttcttttctatgaggttatcatgatctAATAATTTCATATGTGAATTGACAGGTTGACCCGTGTtaaccttaattaatttaatatgatctAATAATTTCATATGTGAATTGACAGGTTGACCCGTGTtaaccttaattaatttaatatattgttgtcttaatgtttataaaaattttttattttaaatatttattttgaattaaactatatttttatcgattatttatgttgtttttgaaCCCGCCAAGACAATCGAGTTAGATAGGGGGCTTGGATTTCATTTTTGCCGATCTGCTAGCTCGCCTTCTTCTTCTAGTTCTAGCTAGCTGGTTGCTGCGAAAATTTCTTTCAAAGTCTCCATTCTATGGGTATCCCTCACTCTACTTTAAGTAACATGAATTCAACTTTTTCaccattttcaactttttatcaAAGTCTCGTGGAGCTAACTAGCACTACTTAATTAGCATAGAGATTTGGGTTTTTCCGCACCATATTTAGATCTTCCTCTTCTTCGATCCTTCTGAGGAAATTGACTAGTCTGATTGTAGACCTTGTTGGAGCTCTTTGATTCTTTCCATTGAGTGATTCTCCCTTCACCTTCTTGTTTAGAAATCTAGCATTCAGCAAGACAAAGACTGAGCTTAGGCAAGTCTCGAAGGAGAACAGAAGAAGGGATGCTGTGTGGGACGATGCCGGGGAGAGAAGGGAACGCGTCGAGGCGGCGAACAACAACCAATTTTGGCTCCATGAGATGAGCCCAGTGCATTGGACTCAGATGAATTctcacataatttaaaaaaaaatttgattaaaaaaaattaacaacacttatatattttttttacattaaaaaaatttaattcaacccGTAATGTAGCATGAACAAATTATCTAGCACTATctaaaacattaacaatataattatttaaaattaaagtattcattttttactttatttggttttttttttagcgagaaaatgatgataaaaaaactaatattaataaaaatctaaaagacgTGAGCATTTCATTGTgcaaaatgaaatatttatctttttatattttactatgGACCTACtatttagaattttgttttgttttcaaattgatcctcaaacttttttatatgcAATTGCATCATTTTTTAGCAAAATTCAAGGgcaattgaatcaaatttgttgaccaatgacaaaattgaaaaacaagagaCCAAATCAGAACAAACATCATAAATGGATGATGGTTTCAAAGTTCAcacaaaaattttaataaaatactcaaactttaaaaattatatatcctTGGTctgttaataatttttcaattcaattttgatataaaagtttatttattttttattttttaatccctagtttgagagaaaagagagagaagttgTTGGGTTCTAGtagcagaaagaaaaaaacgatTAATATTTGTGTCACATGGTTTCATTTAATGAGTGAAGTTCAtattatatgcttttttttttataccttgAAAGTgcctaaaaaaaatttgagtttgagaagattttttttgtttcgggttgattttaggttttgaaatttttttttgggttttttaggcCATTAATAGGTTTACCAAGTGATTAGAATCTGAGCAAAATTAGATGACTCATCATCTACCTCAGTAGGCGACGCATTGtctgatttatttctttttaagaaaattgggACAAATGacaattgcaataaaaaaataaaagcccaAGTGCACAAGCCCTAACAAAATGGGCCAAGTGAGCTGGCCTGATTTGCTAGATCTAGTaagtatggttttttttaaaattatttcttttctattttttaaattaaagttttttttaaaattattatttatatttatatttaaattaatatcatttctcttttttattttgtttatataacctcttttaaataacatttagtttttttatttgttttgtatatatttaatttataattttattatgtataaatatgcataaaaataactatatatataattttttataaaaaaatatctgattaTTGGAATAACACGGATTAAATACTTAGAGGGATCTCTAAATATGGGTTCACTAGTGTTTtcttgaattgataataattttgcAGTTtgtgcaatttattttttcaaaatactaatatcaattttattgaaggGTTGGATTTGATTTAAAGTTAGATGTggtaatatttatatcaaattcattatttatattaaaagaaaaaaagagctgtTGAAATCGGTTTATAGCAAGTATCATCGAGGTCGAGTAAAATAGCGTCTCTCCATCCAAGTAAATTAAACGACTCCTCGTTTGGACACTTTCGTGAATAAACGACAAGCCGtctaaaataacacaaatataGCATCTACCAATCTCTCTCCAATgccaataaaatcaaaatcccaTCCGCAGCAAATTatcagagaaagaaagaagtaaCCAAACTTGTTGTTTGTTTACAAAATTAGATTCCAATCTCTCCCTTCCATTCATTACTgctattattattgtcatttcaatctcaattcaatcaaaaagatttcattcatattattaattatcatcattCCCCCCTCTTTTTATCagtttcaattttgtttcttgcaGGTGGTTATTATTGAATTGGCCCATCATgggaaaatcttcttcttctatcaGAAAGAAACGCTCCAAATATTCCTCTCAGGTATTATTCTCTAGTTCGGTATCCAATTCTTCTTTGCTAttaaggagtttttttttttttt
It contains:
- the LOC18103372 gene encoding protein yippee-like At5g53940, which gives rise to MGRIFVVELEGRSYRCKFCGTHLALPDQLVSKSFRCRRGKAYLFNNVVNITVGVLEERMMLSGMHTVADIFCCCCGGIIGWKYEAAHEMSQKYKEGKFVLERGRIVGEMDFSTELFIDTHPE